The following are encoded in a window of Roseimaritima ulvae genomic DNA:
- the groL gene encoding chaperonin GroEL (60 kDa chaperone family; promotes refolding of misfolded polypeptides especially under stressful conditions; forms two stacked rings of heptamers to form a barrel-shaped 14mer; ends can be capped by GroES; misfolded proteins enter the barrel where they are refolded when GroES binds), whose amino-acid sequence MAKIIAFDQEAREAIRRGVNQLARAVKVTLGPKGRNVILQKSFGSPTVTKDGVTVAKEIDLEDVYENMGARMVREVASKTSDVAGDGTTTATVMAEAIFNEGLKAVVAGVNPIQMKNGIERAVSDLTDKLHSMATKVKDKDAMANVASIASNNDREIGELLADAMEKVGKDGVITVDEGKSLKTEQEWVEGMQFDRGYLSPYFVTDATSMEAVLEDAYVLVFEKKISNIKDLVPLLEQVVQQGKPLLIIAEDVDGEALATLVINRLRGTFTCVAVKAPGYGDRRKAMMEDIAILTGGQAIFEALGTKLESVGLADLGRAKKIIIDKDNTTVIEGGGKKADIKARIDQIRREIDNSSSDYDREKLEERLAKLAGGVAKVNVGAATESEMKEKKARVEDALHATRAAVEEGILPGGGVALLRASAGVKPGEELSDDEAVGYNIVLRACRAPVTMISENAGQDGGVVCEKVLSMKNNEGYNALTDTYEDLVKAGVIDPTKVTRTALANAASVATLLLTSDALVADAPKKGKGGHGGDHDMY is encoded by the coding sequence ATGGCAAAAATCATTGCTTTTGATCAGGAAGCCCGCGAAGCGATTCGCCGCGGCGTCAATCAGTTGGCACGTGCGGTTAAGGTCACGCTGGGTCCTAAAGGCCGCAACGTGATCCTGCAGAAGAGCTTCGGCAGCCCTACGGTGACCAAGGACGGAGTGACGGTAGCAAAAGAAATCGACCTGGAAGACGTCTATGAAAACATGGGCGCCCGGATGGTTCGCGAAGTCGCCAGCAAGACCAGCGACGTGGCCGGTGACGGCACCACGACCGCGACCGTGATGGCCGAAGCCATCTTCAATGAGGGCTTGAAAGCCGTTGTCGCCGGCGTCAATCCGATCCAGATGAAAAACGGCATCGAACGTGCCGTCAGCGATCTGACCGACAAGCTGCATTCGATGGCCACCAAGGTCAAAGACAAAGACGCCATGGCTAACGTGGCCTCGATCGCCAGCAACAACGACCGTGAAATCGGCGAATTGCTGGCCGACGCGATGGAAAAGGTCGGAAAAGACGGCGTGATCACCGTCGACGAAGGCAAAAGCCTGAAGACCGAGCAGGAGTGGGTCGAAGGCATGCAGTTCGACCGCGGCTACCTGTCGCCCTACTTCGTCACCGATGCCACCAGCATGGAAGCCGTCCTGGAAGACGCCTACGTGTTGGTCTTCGAAAAGAAAATCAGCAACATCAAGGACCTCGTTCCGCTGCTGGAACAAGTTGTTCAACAGGGCAAACCGCTGTTGATCATCGCCGAAGATGTGGACGGCGAAGCCCTGGCGACGCTGGTCATCAACCGCCTCCGCGGGACCTTCACCTGCGTGGCTGTCAAAGCTCCAGGCTACGGCGACCGTCGCAAAGCCATGATGGAAGACATTGCCATCCTGACCGGCGGACAAGCCATCTTCGAAGCTCTGGGCACCAAGCTGGAAAGCGTCGGCCTGGCCGATCTGGGACGCGCCAAGAAGATCATCATCGACAAGGATAACACCACGGTCATCGAAGGCGGTGGCAAGAAAGCCGATATCAAGGCTCGGATCGATCAGATCCGCCGCGAAATCGACAACAGCAGCAGCGACTATGATCGCGAAAAGCTGGAAGAACGCTTGGCCAAACTGGCCGGTGGTGTCGCCAAGGTCAACGTGGGTGCGGCCACCGAGTCGGAAATGAAAGAAAAGAAGGCTCGCGTCGAAGACGCCCTGCACGCCACCCGTGCAGCCGTCGAAGAAGGCATCCTGCCCGGCGGCGGTGTGGCACTGCTGCGTGCCAGCGCTGGTGTCAAACCCGGCGAAGAGCTGAGCGATGACGAAGCGGTCGGTTACAACATCGTCCTTCGCGCCTGCCGCGCTCCAGTCACCATGATCAGCGAAAACGCTGGCCAAGACGGTGGCGTGGTCTGCGAAAAAGTTCTCTCCATGAAGAACAACGAAGGCTACAACGCGCTGACCGACACCTACGAAGACCTGGTCAAGGCCGGCGTCATCGACCCCACCAAGGTCACGCGTACCGCTCTGGCCAACGCCGCCAGCGTGGCCACGCTGCTGCTGACCAGCGACGCCCTGGTCGCCGACGCCCCCAAGAAGGGCAAAGGCGGACACGGCGGCGACCACGACATGTACTAG
- a CDS encoding co-chaperone GroES, whose translation MATATKAKNKIRLQPMGERVVVQRDQGEATTAGGIVLPDSAQEKPARGTIVAIGTGKLLDDGSRATPQIKNGEKVLFSSYAGETVEIDDVEYLLMREDDILAVIE comes from the coding sequence ATGGCAACTGCCACGAAAGCAAAAAACAAGATCCGTTTGCAACCCATGGGCGAGCGAGTGGTTGTGCAGCGCGACCAGGGCGAAGCGACGACCGCGGGCGGCATCGTGCTGCCCGATTCGGCACAAGAAAAGCCCGCACGTGGCACGATTGTGGCAATCGGAACCGGCAAATTGCTCGACGATGGCAGCCGAGCGACCCCGCAGATCAAGAACGGCGAAAAAGTGCTGTTCAGCTCCTACGCTGGGGAAACCGTCGAAATCGACGACGTGGAATACCTGCTGATGCGTGAAGACGACATCTTGGCGGTCATCGAGTAG
- a CDS encoding IS4 family transposase: protein MVAPTNESDPDSPFCRAKTLLADLIGLPQLQAAFEGQEPSHAKRVYTQAPTLWLLVMQRLGGGLSLEQVVKDLINNHSDILPENRRVTEGKLSENNSAYNKARQNLPIEVIEEFSHRVCDHLARRAEPAFLDQRVFILDGTTITLPPTQELKKAFPPAMNKHGESVWPVACLMVAHEMQTGCALVPQVDPMYGSKNSSEPKQAEKIIDRLPENSIVLADSGFGIFSVAFHCQLRAKPFVFRLTKQRYKAYIKKATLIEETEGCRTYHLIWKPTAKERKKHPALPADAAVEAFIHQVDLENGQTLELVTNVETDGVSVGELYRRRYDIEFDIRDLKVTMDSENIRAKSVDTVKKELLGSVIAYNLVTQLRKQAAKLINVKPRRLSFSGVWTTFRYDLLYKDFNTLEEWNLAYQGALVSASGRKLPNRKEPRSYPRLAHARRQKTTKFQRSLRKSNTKDPTPPPD, encoded by the coding sequence ATGGTAGCACCAACAAACGAATCCGATCCTGATTCTCCGTTCTGTCGCGCAAAGACTTTGCTTGCCGATTTGATTGGCTTACCTCAGCTTCAAGCTGCCTTTGAAGGACAGGAACCTTCTCACGCCAAAAGGGTCTACACGCAGGCACCCACGCTCTGGTTGCTGGTGATGCAGCGACTAGGAGGTGGACTGTCGCTTGAGCAAGTTGTCAAAGACCTCATCAATAACCACAGTGACATTCTGCCCGAGAATCGACGAGTCACCGAAGGCAAGCTGTCTGAAAATAACTCCGCTTACAACAAGGCTCGGCAGAATCTGCCAATTGAAGTGATCGAGGAATTCTCACATCGAGTATGCGATCACCTGGCTCGTCGGGCGGAACCAGCTTTCCTAGACCAGCGCGTCTTCATCCTCGATGGAACGACCATCACGCTGCCGCCAACACAGGAACTAAAAAAGGCTTTCCCGCCCGCAATGAACAAGCACGGCGAGTCGGTATGGCCAGTGGCTTGTTTGATGGTTGCTCACGAAATGCAGACCGGCTGCGCGTTGGTTCCCCAGGTCGATCCGATGTACGGCTCCAAAAACTCCAGCGAACCGAAACAAGCTGAGAAGATCATTGACCGACTTCCCGAGAACTCGATCGTGTTGGCGGATAGCGGTTTTGGCATCTTTTCAGTCGCTTTCCATTGCCAGTTGCGAGCAAAGCCGTTCGTCTTCAGGTTGACCAAACAGCGTTACAAAGCGTACATCAAGAAGGCCACTCTGATCGAAGAAACGGAAGGTTGCCGAACCTATCACCTGATCTGGAAACCGACCGCTAAAGAACGAAAGAAACATCCTGCGCTTCCGGCCGACGCAGCGGTCGAGGCATTCATTCATCAAGTCGATTTGGAGAATGGGCAAACGCTTGAATTGGTTACCAATGTTGAGACTGATGGGGTATCGGTCGGGGAGTTGTATCGGCGGCGGTATGATATTGAATTCGATATCCGAGACCTGAAGGTCACGATGGACTCCGAGAACATTCGTGCCAAGAGCGTCGACACGGTCAAGAAAGAGTTGCTGGGATCAGTGATCGCTTACAACCTAGTGACTCAGCTTCGCAAACAAGCGGCTAAACTGATCAATGTCAAACCTCGTCGCCTTAGCTTCAGCGGCGTGTGGACGACATTTCGTTACGACCTTCTGTACAAAGACTTCAACACGCTGGAAGAGTGGAACCTTGCCTACCAAGGAGCACTGGTGAGCGCATCAGGCCGCAAGCTGCCAAATCGCAAAGAGCCACGGAGCTACCCCCGCCTTGCCCATGCGCGCCGCCAAAAGACAACCAAATTTCAAAGATCGCTTCGGAAATCCAATACCAAAGACCCAACTCCCCCACCCGATTAA